A region of Methanocorpusculum labreanum Z DNA encodes the following proteins:
- a CDS encoding CBS domain-containing protein — protein MNQKLTVKDVMSKPVSIAKSALIPEALSKMLAEGIDPIVVTNDHVVVGTAARRTIAEKMGSKKTGNIPASQIRVASVTKEDFTSVYQDQDAELLVPLLQRYKVVIVWDEEHRLIGQVTKGDLLRHMVPEGPLDTFTEIAPRITPDDRLVQLHRRMANNGATRFIVMDGNKSVGIVTETDIAKVLVKLKSEIDKHFDNALRNVTAGDIMSTPLITVQTNTPVSKVVDMMLTKNISTVPIAEGEKVVGFITRKSLVNAL, from the coding sequence ATGAACCAGAAACTAACCGTAAAAGACGTAATGTCCAAACCCGTTTCGATTGCAAAATCTGCACTGATCCCGGAAGCTCTTTCAAAGATGCTGGCAGAAGGGATCGATCCGATCGTCGTCACTAACGACCACGTAGTCGTAGGTACGGCAGCACGTAGGACCATCGCAGAAAAGATGGGAAGCAAAAAAACCGGCAATATTCCGGCATCCCAGATTCGCGTTGCAAGCGTCACGAAAGAGGACTTTACCTCGGTTTATCAGGATCAGGACGCGGAGTTACTCGTCCCGCTTCTCCAAAGATACAAGGTTGTTATTGTTTGGGATGAAGAACACCGTCTCATAGGTCAGGTCACGAAAGGCGACCTGCTGAGACATATGGTTCCCGAAGGACCGCTGGATACATTCACCGAGATTGCTCCCCGTATCACGCCGGACGACCGCCTCGTCCAGCTTCACCGCAGAATGGCAAACAACGGCGCAACCCGGTTTATCGTGATGGACGGAAATAAATCCGTCGGTATTGTCACGGAAACGGATATTGCAAAGGTCCTCGTAAAACTGAAAAGCGAGATCGACAAACACTTCGACAATGCGCTCCGAAACGTAACCGCAGGGGACATCATGTCAACACCCCTCATTACTGTGCAGACGAACACCCCTGTCTCCAAAGTAGTGGACATGATGCTTACGAAAAATATCAGTACCGTTCCGATCGCTGAAGGTGAGAAGGTCGTTGGATTCATTACCAGAAAATCCCTGGTGAATGCACTCTGA
- a CDS encoding CBS domain-containing protein — protein sequence MTSPAKQSKGKKNSVLDIASLNVISVPPTMSIIEGIQMMSRHNFRRLPITDPGTKKLIGIVTITDVIDMMGGGSRYNLIANKHKGNLLAALNESLREIATENVTGFSPATTVKEAANILLETGHGGFPILNPDSTIAGIVTEYDLMRMLAGTESELVVDEIMTPCPKKVSPDLPLSNVTKQIVDDGYRRLPVVKDGILLGMITATDIMGYLGNGRVFSEMHTGTVDEVLSLPVRDVMTASDIRTVATDMPISIVAQEMLNRGIGAFPVMDGGKLSGIVTEFDLVKALTGTI from the coding sequence ATGACATCACCAGCAAAACAATCCAAAGGAAAAAAGAACAGCGTTCTTGATATCGCAAGTCTGAATGTCATCTCGGTGCCTCCAACGATGAGTATCATCGAAGGGATCCAGATGATGAGCCGGCACAACTTTCGTCGCCTGCCGATCACGGATCCCGGAACCAAGAAACTTATTGGGATTGTAACGATCACTGATGTTATAGACATGATGGGAGGGGGCAGCAGATACAACCTTATTGCAAACAAGCATAAGGGAAATCTTCTGGCCGCCTTGAATGAGAGCCTGCGGGAGATCGCCACGGAAAACGTGACCGGCTTTTCGCCGGCGACGACCGTAAAAGAAGCGGCAAACATCCTTCTGGAAACAGGACATGGAGGTTTTCCGATTCTGAACCCCGACTCCACGATTGCGGGCATCGTCACAGAATACGATCTGATGCGGATGCTTGCCGGAACGGAGTCGGAACTGGTGGTCGACGAGATCATGACCCCGTGTCCGAAGAAGGTCTCGCCCGATCTGCCTCTGAGCAACGTAACAAAACAGATTGTGGATGACGGATACCGCCGGTTACCCGTAGTAAAAGACGGGATCCTGCTCGGTATGATCACGGCAACGGACATCATGGGCTATCTTGGAAACGGCAGAGTCTTTTCCGAGATGCACACCGGAACCGTTGATGAGGTCCTCAGCCTCCCGGTAAGGGATGTAATGACGGCTTCCGACATCAGAACGGTCGCAACCGACATGCCGATCAGCATTGTGGCACAAGAGATGCTGAACCGCGGGATCGGAGCCTTCCCCGTTATGGACGGAGGAAAGCTGAGCGGAATCGTGACCGAATTCGATCTGGTAAAGGCTCTCACAGGAACGATCTGA
- a CDS encoding Era-like GTP-binding protein has translation MVAFSRIRSFFGKLFGKKRSRVGIYGPPNAGKTTLANRIVRDVTGEAVGPVSEIPHETRRARRKEGVEINSGSSKLLIDIVDTPGVTTKIDYHEFLEYGMDQDEAVARAREATEGVAEAMHWLREDIDGVIYVLDSTQDPFMHVNIMMVGIIESRKLPVIIVANKIDLPDAAPQRIKSAFPQHPVVQVSGLEGHNMDELYSKIAEVFR, from the coding sequence ATGGTAGCATTCTCTCGTATCAGAAGCTTTTTCGGAAAGCTGTTTGGCAAAAAACGCTCGCGGGTGGGCATCTACGGTCCGCCGAATGCGGGTAAAACCACACTTGCCAACCGTATTGTCCGCGATGTGACCGGTGAGGCAGTTGGCCCAGTCAGCGAAATTCCTCACGAAACGCGTCGTGCGAGAAGAAAGGAAGGTGTCGAGATCAACTCGGGAAGCAGCAAGCTGCTGATCGATATCGTCGATACGCCTGGAGTCACCACAAAGATCGATTATCACGAGTTTCTGGAATACGGTATGGATCAGGACGAAGCCGTGGCCCGAGCCCGTGAAGCGACCGAAGGCGTCGCCGAAGCAATGCACTGGCTGCGTGAGGATATCGACGGCGTGATCTATGTTCTCGACAGTACCCAGGATCCGTTCATGCATGTGAACATCATGATGGTGGGTATCATCGAATCCCGCAAACTCCCGGTCATTATCGTCGCAAACAAGATCGATCTGCCGGATGCAGCTCCGCAAAGGATCAAGAGTGCATTCCCCCAGCACCCTGTGGTTCAGGTCTCCGGTCTCGAGGGCCACAACATGGACGAGCTTTATTCGAAGATCGCCGAGGTTTTCAGGTGA
- a CDS encoding DUF2073 domain-containing protein, giving the protein MIQGVQIDMLSADRLSKMTSYEKIRLILDDVRQGCVVVLEQGLTPEEQGKLLETTMMEITPGGFSGIEIETYPSVGGDKGFFTKVFGKKSNAPRLMVIGPVDQLKMLSREKDRLIAWASAAQ; this is encoded by the coding sequence ATGATTCAGGGTGTTCAGATTGATATGCTGTCCGCGGATCGTCTGTCCAAGATGACGTCGTATGAAAAGATACGGCTGATTCTGGACGATGTTCGACAGGGCTGCGTGGTTGTTCTCGAGCAGGGTCTTACTCCGGAAGAACAGGGTAAGCTTCTCGAGACGACCATGATGGAGATCACGCCGGGTGGTTTTTCCGGGATCGAGATCGAAACCTATCCGTCGGTTGGAGGCGACAAAGGATTCTTTACGAAGGTATTCGGTAAAAAGAGCAATGCTCCGCGGTTGATGGTCATCGGTCCGGTCGATCAGCTCAAAATGCTTTCCCGGGAAAAAGACAGACTTATTGCTTGGGCTTCAGCAGCACAGTAA
- a CDS encoding Zn-ribbon domain-containing protein encodes MPHKCTKCGREFRDGSVEILRGCPSCGGKKFLYVSDRVKNADVLEEKSIEKIAEETEQEVLEVKHQGPATRPTDILERVESVRIVSKGSYELNLERLAESQDIIIGMGDDGKYMLDLPSMSKRKNDPKKK; translated from the coding sequence ATGCCGCACAAGTGTACAAAATGTGGACGCGAGTTCCGTGACGGATCGGTCGAGATCCTTCGCGGATGTCCGAGTTGCGGAGGAAAAAAATTCCTCTACGTAAGTGACCGTGTGAAAAACGCGGATGTTTTAGAAGAGAAGTCTATCGAAAAAATCGCCGAGGAGACCGAGCAGGAAGTGCTCGAAGTAAAACACCAGGGTCCGGCTACCCGTCCGACCGATATTTTAGAGCGTGTCGAGAGTGTTCGAATCGTCAGTAAAGGCAGCTATGAACTGAACCTCGAACGGCTTGCAGAATCTCAGGATATTATCATAGGTATGGGGGATGACGGCAAATATATGCTGGATCTTCCCTCCATGTCCAAAAGAAAGAACGATCCTAAAAAGAAATAG
- a CDS encoding DHH family phosphoesterase, with protein sequence MVETDGTQAVSPKNKNKQIKYLMLGCGSLGYNVLEELSESNENILIIDSDEKRIDDLRDHRHQATVGDISDPQILLKLPEPEVVFILSSDKDANLSAVQNIRKAYPNANIIARAVDLFSTDQLADNGADVVLYPQKVVAKSAVNHMTNLIASRNAQRLYSLLSSWSGTLGIITHKNPDPDAISSAMALSVIANDASNGKLTTRILYEGNIGHQENRAFVNLLEIKMEHLTKEILAECNYLALVDCVGPGMNNDLPPSTKINIIVDHHSAEGVVREYKPEFLESRPDAGATASILTQYLQELYLPIDTKVATALFYGIRADTHEFQRNISSQDLYNAAFLLPHADRALLEIIMAPSLSQETIEVLGTAIMNREVRQGYLFSNVGYVRNRDAIPQAADMLLTLEGVTTSMVYGITDTHITLSARNKDIRLHVGDVMKEAFAKIPGASAGGHATMAALSIPLNAFSLVKDKEELLSMVIDPILSNFMKLVGISDGEGDEI encoded by the coding sequence ATGGTTGAGACTGATGGGACTCAGGCCGTATCCCCCAAGAATAAAAATAAACAGATAAAATATCTCATGCTGGGATGCGGGAGTCTTGGGTATAATGTACTTGAAGAGCTGAGTGAATCGAATGAAAACATCCTGATTATTGATTCCGATGAGAAACGGATCGATGATCTCCGTGACCACCGCCACCAGGCAACTGTCGGGGACATCAGCGATCCGCAGATTCTCCTGAAGCTACCCGAACCAGAAGTGGTTTTCATTCTTTCCTCGGACAAAGACGCGAATCTTTCCGCGGTCCAGAACATCAGAAAAGCATACCCCAATGCAAACATCATCGCCCGTGCCGTGGATCTTTTTTCAACCGATCAGTTAGCCGACAACGGAGCCGATGTCGTATTATATCCGCAGAAGGTCGTGGCGAAATCTGCAGTAAATCATATGACGAATCTCATCGCATCCAGAAATGCGCAGAGACTTTACTCGCTTCTTTCGTCATGGTCGGGGACACTCGGCATCATCACGCATAAAAATCCGGATCCGGATGCGATTTCCAGTGCGATGGCCTTATCGGTGATCGCAAATGATGCCTCGAACGGCAAACTCACGACCAGGATCCTCTACGAAGGCAACATCGGCCATCAGGAAAACCGTGCCTTCGTGAACCTTCTCGAGATCAAGATGGAGCATCTGACAAAAGAGATCCTTGCAGAGTGCAATTATCTGGCTCTCGTCGACTGCGTTGGTCCGGGGATGAACAACGATCTTCCGCCAAGTACCAAGATCAACATCATCGTCGATCATCACAGCGCCGAGGGTGTGGTTCGCGAGTATAAACCCGAGTTCCTTGAATCCAGGCCCGATGCCGGCGCGACCGCTTCCATTCTCACACAGTACCTTCAGGAACTCTATCTCCCGATTGATACGAAAGTGGCGACCGCTCTTTTCTACGGGATCCGTGCGGACACGCATGAGTTCCAGCGAAATATTTCATCCCAGGATCTCTATAACGCGGCGTTCCTTTTGCCGCACGCCGACCGTGCCCTCCTTGAAATCATCATGGCCCCGTCCCTCTCCCAGGAAACGATTGAGGTTTTAGGAACTGCGATCATGAACCGCGAGGTTAGGCAGGGCTATCTCTTTTCCAACGTCGGGTATGTCCGAAACCGTGATGCCATCCCCCAGGCCGCAGATATGCTTCTGACCCTTGAAGGGGTCACTACGTCCATGGTGTATGGGATCACCGATACGCACATCACCCTTTCAGCCAGAAACAAGGATATCCGTCTGCATGTCGGGGATGTGATGAAGGAGGCTTTTGCCAAGATCCCCGGCGCATCTGCAGGAGGTCATGCGACAATGGCTGCTCTTTCCATCCCGCTGAACGCTTTTTCCCTGGTCAAAGATAAAGAAGAACTCCTTTCCATGGTCATCGACCCTATTCTCTCCAATTTCATGAAACTCGTTGGCATTTCCGATGGAGAAGGGGATGAGATCTGA
- a CDS encoding 6-hydroxymethylpterin diphosphokinase MptE-like protein — translation MRSEDWEPYYVRILAYFGFSREDDERSAEILSSLLVRDDIALLEDTIRGKDCIVCGNAPSLPAEIKKTDFTGKVVIAADAAASVLFSKGIRPDIILSDIDGMDEDFLKMNDAGTILVLHAHGDNIPLIRSWVPKVRGPIVGTTQSTPLSNVYNFGGFSDGDRCVFAAHEFGATSVELIGFDLDDKSVDPIKHGKLMIARKLLKLAGHDV, via the coding sequence ATGAGATCTGAAGACTGGGAACCCTATTACGTTCGTATCCTAGCGTATTTTGGATTCTCGCGCGAGGATGATGAGCGTTCGGCCGAGATTTTGTCATCTCTCCTGGTAAGAGATGATATTGCGCTTTTAGAGGACACGATTCGCGGGAAAGACTGTATCGTCTGCGGCAACGCTCCGTCACTTCCAGCCGAGATAAAAAAAACCGATTTTACTGGTAAAGTCGTGATCGCGGCCGATGCGGCGGCCAGCGTACTTTTTTCGAAGGGAATCAGACCTGACATCATTCTCTCGGATATCGACGGGATGGACGAGGATTTCCTGAAAATGAACGATGCCGGAACGATCTTGGTTTTACATGCTCACGGGGACAACATCCCGCTGATCCGTTCATGGGTCCCGAAGGTCCGCGGTCCAATCGTTGGAACAACGCAGAGTACGCCGCTTTCAAACGTCTATAACTTCGGCGGCTTCTCCGACGGGGACAGGTGCGTGTTCGCAGCTCATGAGTTTGGGGCAACTTCCGTAGAGCTGATCGGATTCGATCTTGACGATAAAAGTGTGGATCCGATCAAACACGGAAAACTGATGATCGCCCGCAAGCTGCTCAAACTGGCTGGTCATGACGTCTGA
- a CDS encoding radical SAM protein has product MTSDAVIIDGYVDEPACLGVPPYISPYIRTVAGVLKEHGYSVRYVMIDELRKDPLGVPKLREAPVVVMIAGVTVPGKYLSGTPATLSELQQIGFTLRGKTVSLLGGPIGFGYSPQGGARAVKEAVSGWTAMLSGEPAAALSSYLSGGEPNGILSYPDYDRWAVLGAEIIRRHPFFPHVMCELETAKGCFRCISGGCSFCTEPFYGMPRMRSIEGIVSEVSALSKAGARHFRLGRQPDLLAFGTSGSEYPKPEPDKLRALFSGIREASPDLLTLHIDNVNPGTIARHEEASREALLAIVEGHTEGDIAAFGVESVDPAVIEANNLKGSPEQIFRAIEIVNEVGAVRRNGIPELLPGLNFIGGLAGETVETFALNKAFLDKILASGLLVRRVNIRQLMPFEGTKAYENNCLGMHDKLFHQFKDDVRSTFDVPMLERVFPVGTVLRRVLIEVTGPVSFGRQMGTYPVLVGIPMQIPCGTLLNAAVVSYGARSLTALSVPIQINMLPASALKWIPGVSKKLAQKVVAGMPYAGPVDLKKVITSENIDPLLPLMEF; this is encoded by the coding sequence ATGACGTCTGATGCGGTAATTATCGACGGGTATGTGGATGAACCGGCGTGCCTTGGGGTCCCGCCCTACATCTCCCCGTATATTCGAACCGTTGCGGGCGTCCTAAAAGAGCACGGGTACTCTGTTCGGTACGTGATGATCGACGAACTTCGCAAAGATCCGCTCGGCGTTCCAAAACTCCGTGAAGCGCCTGTTGTCGTGATGATCGCCGGTGTCACCGTTCCGGGAAAATATCTTTCCGGAACCCCTGCCACGCTTAGCGAACTCCAGCAGATAGGATTCACGCTTCGCGGAAAAACCGTGTCGCTTCTGGGCGGTCCGATAGGATTCGGCTATTCGCCTCAGGGCGGGGCCCGTGCGGTAAAAGAAGCGGTATCCGGCTGGACGGCGATGCTTTCCGGAGAACCGGCAGCGGCTCTTTCCTCGTATCTTTCCGGAGGCGAACCGAATGGAATACTGTCCTATCCCGATTACGACCGGTGGGCAGTTCTTGGCGCCGAGATAATCCGCAGGCATCCGTTTTTTCCGCATGTGATGTGCGAACTTGAGACGGCGAAGGGATGCTTCCGCTGTATTTCGGGCGGCTGCTCGTTCTGCACGGAACCGTTTTACGGAATGCCGAGGATGCGGAGTATCGAAGGCATCGTATCCGAGGTCTCTGCTCTTTCAAAAGCCGGCGCCAGACATTTCCGGCTGGGCCGTCAGCCCGATCTGCTGGCTTTTGGAACATCAGGTTCCGAGTATCCAAAACCAGAACCCGACAAACTTCGTGCATTGTTTTCCGGCATCCGCGAAGCTTCGCCCGATCTTTTGACCCTGCATATCGACAACGTGAATCCCGGGACGATCGCCCGCCACGAAGAAGCATCCCGCGAAGCACTTCTCGCCATCGTCGAGGGGCATACCGAAGGAGACATCGCTGCGTTCGGTGTTGAGTCGGTCGATCCCGCGGTGATTGAGGCAAACAATCTGAAAGGATCGCCGGAACAGATATTCCGAGCGATCGAGATCGTCAACGAAGTCGGCGCCGTGCGAAGAAACGGTATTCCGGAACTTCTCCCAGGCCTGAACTTCATCGGCGGACTTGCCGGAGAAACGGTGGAGACATTTGCTTTGAACAAAGCCTTTCTGGATAAGATCCTCGCATCCGGTCTTCTCGTGCGGCGGGTCAACATTCGCCAACTCATGCCGTTTGAAGGGACGAAGGCCTATGAAAATAACTGTCTTGGCATGCACGACAAACTTTTCCATCAGTTCAAGGACGACGTCAGAAGTACGTTCGATGTTCCGATGCTCGAACGGGTCTTTCCAGTCGGGACCGTTCTTCGCCGTGTTCTCATTGAAGTAACAGGCCCTGTCTCCTTCGGCCGCCAGATGGGGACCTATCCTGTATTGGTTGGGATCCCGATGCAGATCCCCTGCGGTACTCTTTTGAATGCCGCCGTCGTGTCGTATGGGGCCAGAAGTCTGACCGCCCTTTCGGTCCCGATTCAAATAAACATGCTGCCGGCTTCCGCTCTCAAATGGATCCCCGGCGTATCCAAAAAACTTGCACAGAAAGTGGTTGCAGGAATGCCGTATGCCGGACCTGTCGATCTCAAAAAAGTGATAACGTCAGAAAATATCGACCCTCTTCTGCCGCTGATGGAGTTTTAA